One Cucurbita pepo subsp. pepo cultivar mu-cu-16 chromosome LG11, ASM280686v2, whole genome shotgun sequence DNA window includes the following coding sequences:
- the LOC111805351 gene encoding luc7-like protein isoform X1, producing the protein MDAFRKQLDQLMGANRNGDVQEVSRKYYDRDVCRMFLVGLCPHELFQLTKMDMGPCPKIHSLQLRKEYEEAKTKGIHSYDRDLEDVIDRLIIECDRKIARALKRLEEEDAKAAIAISVTEVTQIPEVLELSKQIKEKLKEADQYDLEGKTDLKIRVLEVIDELRTKRADKQSMLLLDAFNKDRASLPQPLPNPPPMAPLPVVAPDPHTQEMINEKLKKAEELGEQGMIDEAQKALEEAEALKKLPARQEPVVDSSKYTAADVRITDQKLRVCDICGAFLSVYDSDRRLADHFGGKLHLGYIQIREKLAELQEERNKSHKVDRHDDQRSKECSREPDREPSRDHDRGDSRDRGRFNDRRSRDRDRYNDRDRYDRERIRDSDCSYDSRNRHRSRSRSTDHERSRDYDRHKRRDRY; encoded by the exons ATGGATGCTTTTAGAAAGCAACTGGACCAGCTAATGGGGGCGAATCGAAATGGCGACGTGCAGGAAGTTAGCCGCAAGTACTACGACCGCGATGTGTGCCGCATGTTTTTAGTTGGCCTTTGTCCCCATGAGCTCTTCCAACTCACG AAAATGGATATGGGTCCATGTCCGAAAATCCACTCCTTGCAGCTTAGGAAAGA ATACGAAGAAGCAAAGACTAAAGGAATTCATAGCTATGACCGAGACTTGGAAGATGTTATAGATCGTCTCATTATTGAGTGTGATAGGAAAATTGCTAGAGCCTTGAAGCGacttgaggaagaagatgcaaaGGCTGCTATTGCGATTTCTGTCACTGAAGTCACCCAG ATACCTGAGGTACTTGAGTTATCAAAGCAAATTAAAGAGAAGTTGAAAGAAGCCGACCAATATG ATCTTGAGGGCAAAACAGATCTTAAAATTCGTGTTTTGGAGGTTATAGATGAATTGAGGACTAAAAGAGCTGACAAACAG TCCATGCTTCTTTTAGACGCTTTCAACAAAGATAGGGCATCTTTACCTCAACCTCTGCCAAACCCTCCGCCTATGGCTCCTCTACCTGTTGTAGCTCCTGATCCTCATACACAGGAGATGATAaatgaaaagttgaaaaaggcTGAGGAACTCG GTGAGCAAGGAATGATTGACGAGGCTCAAAAAGCACTAGAGGAAGCTGAAGCACTTAAGAAG TTGCCTGCTAGGCAGGAGCCAGTAGTGGATTCATCCAAATATACAGCTGCTGATGTGCGAATT ACGGATCAAAAGCTGCGTGTTTGTGACATCTGCGGGGCTTTTCTAAGTGTTTATGACAG tgATCGTCGTTTGGCAGATCATTTTGGAGGAAAACTTCATCTTGGCTACATACAAATACGTGAAAAGTTAGCAGAGCTTCAG gaagaaagaaacaaaagccACAAGGTTGATCGACATGATGATCAGCG ATCAAAGGAGTGTAGTAGAGAACCTGATAGAGAACCTAGTAGAGACCATGACCGTGGTGATAGTCGTGACCGTGGAAGGTTTAATGACCGTAGGAGCAGGGATCGTGATAGGTATAATGATCGGGATCGTTATGACCGGGAACGCATTAGAGACTCAGATTGCTCTTATGATTCTAGAAATCGTCACCGTTCACGCTCACGGTCAACAGACCATGAACGTTCAAGGGACTATGATCGTCACAA GCGCCGTGACCGGTACTAA
- the LOC111805351 gene encoding putative RNA-binding protein Luc7-like 1 isoform X2, with the protein MDAFRKQLDQLMGANRNGDVQEVSRKYYDRDVCRMFLVGLCPHELFQLTKMDMGPCPKIHSLQLRKEYEEAKTKGIHSYDRDLEDVIDRLIIECDRKIARALKRLEEEDAKAAIAISVTEVTQIPEVLELSKQIKEKLKEADQYDLEGKTDLKIRVLEVIDELRTKRADKQSMLLLDAFNKDRASLPQPLPNPPPMAPLPVVAPDPHTQEMINEKLKKAEELGEQGMIDEAQKALEEAEALKKLPARQEPVVDSSKYTAADVRITDQKLRVCDICGAFLSVYDSDRRLADHFGGKLHLGYIQIREKLAELQVLLYVQILP; encoded by the exons ATGGATGCTTTTAGAAAGCAACTGGACCAGCTAATGGGGGCGAATCGAAATGGCGACGTGCAGGAAGTTAGCCGCAAGTACTACGACCGCGATGTGTGCCGCATGTTTTTAGTTGGCCTTTGTCCCCATGAGCTCTTCCAACTCACG AAAATGGATATGGGTCCATGTCCGAAAATCCACTCCTTGCAGCTTAGGAAAGA ATACGAAGAAGCAAAGACTAAAGGAATTCATAGCTATGACCGAGACTTGGAAGATGTTATAGATCGTCTCATTATTGAGTGTGATAGGAAAATTGCTAGAGCCTTGAAGCGacttgaggaagaagatgcaaaGGCTGCTATTGCGATTTCTGTCACTGAAGTCACCCAG ATACCTGAGGTACTTGAGTTATCAAAGCAAATTAAAGAGAAGTTGAAAGAAGCCGACCAATATG ATCTTGAGGGCAAAACAGATCTTAAAATTCGTGTTTTGGAGGTTATAGATGAATTGAGGACTAAAAGAGCTGACAAACAG TCCATGCTTCTTTTAGACGCTTTCAACAAAGATAGGGCATCTTTACCTCAACCTCTGCCAAACCCTCCGCCTATGGCTCCTCTACCTGTTGTAGCTCCTGATCCTCATACACAGGAGATGATAaatgaaaagttgaaaaaggcTGAGGAACTCG GTGAGCAAGGAATGATTGACGAGGCTCAAAAAGCACTAGAGGAAGCTGAAGCACTTAAGAAG TTGCCTGCTAGGCAGGAGCCAGTAGTGGATTCATCCAAATATACAGCTGCTGATGTGCGAATT ACGGATCAAAAGCTGCGTGTTTGTGACATCTGCGGGGCTTTTCTAAGTGTTTATGACAG tgATCGTCGTTTGGCAGATCATTTTGGAGGAAAACTTCATCTTGGCTACATACAAATACGTGAAAAGTTAGCAGAGCTTCAG GTGCTGCTATATGTACAAATTCTACCATAG
- the LOC111805351 gene encoding putative RNA-binding protein Luc7-like 1 isoform X3 → MDAFRKQLDQLMGANRNGDVQEVSRKYYDRDVCRMFLVGLCPHELFQLTKMDMGPCPKIHSLQLRKEYEEAKTKGIHSYDRDLEDVIDRLIIECDRKIARALKRLEEEDAKAAIAISVTEVTQIPEVLELSKQIKEKLKEADQYDLEGKTDLKIRVLEVIDELRTKRADKQSMLLLDAFNKDRASLPQPLPNPPPMAPLPVVAPDPHTQEMINEKLKKAEELGEQGMIDEAQKALEEAEALKKLPARQEPVVDSSKYTAADVRITDQKLRVCDICGAFLSVYDRLLGPVLRG, encoded by the exons ATGGATGCTTTTAGAAAGCAACTGGACCAGCTAATGGGGGCGAATCGAAATGGCGACGTGCAGGAAGTTAGCCGCAAGTACTACGACCGCGATGTGTGCCGCATGTTTTTAGTTGGCCTTTGTCCCCATGAGCTCTTCCAACTCACG AAAATGGATATGGGTCCATGTCCGAAAATCCACTCCTTGCAGCTTAGGAAAGA ATACGAAGAAGCAAAGACTAAAGGAATTCATAGCTATGACCGAGACTTGGAAGATGTTATAGATCGTCTCATTATTGAGTGTGATAGGAAAATTGCTAGAGCCTTGAAGCGacttgaggaagaagatgcaaaGGCTGCTATTGCGATTTCTGTCACTGAAGTCACCCAG ATACCTGAGGTACTTGAGTTATCAAAGCAAATTAAAGAGAAGTTGAAAGAAGCCGACCAATATG ATCTTGAGGGCAAAACAGATCTTAAAATTCGTGTTTTGGAGGTTATAGATGAATTGAGGACTAAAAGAGCTGACAAACAG TCCATGCTTCTTTTAGACGCTTTCAACAAAGATAGGGCATCTTTACCTCAACCTCTGCCAAACCCTCCGCCTATGGCTCCTCTACCTGTTGTAGCTCCTGATCCTCATACACAGGAGATGATAaatgaaaagttgaaaaaggcTGAGGAACTCG GTGAGCAAGGAATGATTGACGAGGCTCAAAAAGCACTAGAGGAAGCTGAAGCACTTAAGAAG TTGCCTGCTAGGCAGGAGCCAGTAGTGGATTCATCCAAATATACAGCTGCTGATGTGCGAATT ACGGATCAAAAGCTGCGTGTTTGTGACATCTGCGGGGCTTTTCTAAGTGTTTATGACAG GCTTTTGGGCCCAGTTTTACGAGGATAA